A section of the Leptospira kobayashii genome encodes:
- the dnaG gene encoding DNA primase, which produces MNSYQNFKERVRREVSIDSYINRFVPLRRAGRNLTGLCPFHNEKTPSFSVNAESGFYHCFGCKASGDIFRFVMDYQKVDFIKALEILADYSGIPLQEKTQSEEEEDRKKEALYQISQRAKEYFQKNFATTAGEVALKYLQERGLYEEDIKVFGIGFALPGFANIIKDLFRTESEIKLGESLGLLKRQDKNRDPYDFFRSRVMFPVIDSKGRVVAFSGRIVGQSEEAKYINSPNSLIYDKSRIFYNLNLAQDSIRKHREAVVVEGVFDAIGLFRKGIESVVAPLGTGFTEGHARILKNMSDRVVLMMDSDSAGVKGAFRAVNLLSKEGIEVRVASVPEGKDPYDYSLNHNKQEIRSILENSSSASQFMIGQILSGTSSVSQPEAKQASIKRLLDFVKSMEKETDKQVYLQEGAKQLGLSFSALFRDFEGTVQKSSPPPGTDNKRASQGPVATKKANSAQLCERKMIAKLIQNQELFSFADDVLQLEFLDEASSFLWDYLYTKFLQNEPISPAEILSKEDIPKEYLGLVAEQFSSEEANAGNGDSIFRELLWQHKAHQYDFAMNDITKRMGDSSLSLEEKRDLLTELSFLKNERDKIWEYLRKLQPQEV; this is translated from the coding sequence ATGAATTCGTATCAGAATTTCAAAGAACGCGTCCGCAGAGAAGTCTCCATCGACTCTTATATCAATCGTTTTGTACCCTTAAGACGTGCAGGCCGTAACCTAACAGGTCTTTGTCCATTTCATAATGAAAAAACTCCTTCTTTCAGTGTAAACGCGGAATCCGGATTTTATCATTGTTTCGGATGCAAGGCATCCGGTGATATCTTCCGCTTTGTTATGGATTACCAGAAAGTGGATTTTATCAAAGCTCTGGAAATTCTCGCCGATTACTCGGGCATTCCCCTTCAGGAAAAAACCCAAAGCGAAGAGGAAGAAGACCGCAAGAAAGAAGCATTGTATCAAATCTCCCAAAGGGCGAAAGAATACTTTCAGAAAAATTTTGCAACCACAGCAGGGGAAGTAGCTCTTAAGTATTTGCAGGAGCGGGGGTTATACGAAGAAGATATCAAAGTTTTTGGAATCGGATTCGCATTGCCCGGATTTGCCAATATCATAAAAGATCTGTTTCGAACTGAGTCTGAAATCAAATTAGGTGAATCTCTCGGTCTTTTGAAACGTCAGGACAAAAACAGGGATCCTTATGATTTTTTCAGAAGTAGGGTGATGTTTCCTGTGATCGATTCCAAAGGAAGGGTGGTTGCCTTTTCGGGGAGAATCGTAGGTCAATCCGAAGAAGCAAAATACATCAACAGTCCCAATTCGCTTATCTATGACAAAAGTCGTATTTTTTATAATTTGAATTTAGCCCAGGATTCCATCAGAAAACACAGGGAAGCGGTTGTCGTCGAAGGAGTGTTTGACGCCATCGGGCTTTTCCGAAAAGGAATCGAATCCGTAGTTGCACCTCTCGGAACCGGATTTACGGAAGGGCATGCCAGAATCCTGAAAAACATGTCGGACAGAGTTGTTCTCATGATGGATTCGGATTCCGCAGGTGTCAAAGGTGCTTTCCGTGCTGTGAATTTACTCAGCAAAGAAGGGATCGAAGTAAGAGTAGCTTCCGTTCCGGAAGGAAAAGACCCTTACGATTATTCATTAAATCATAACAAACAGGAAATCCGTTCCATTTTGGAAAATTCGAGTTCCGCTTCCCAATTTATGATCGGTCAGATTTTATCGGGAACCAGTTCCGTCTCCCAACCGGAGGCTAAACAAGCCAGTATCAAACGGTTGCTAGATTTTGTAAAATCTATGGAAAAAGAGACCGACAAACAAGTCTATTTACAAGAGGGAGCAAAACAATTGGGGCTCTCTTTTTCTGCACTTTTTCGTGATTTTGAGGGGACTGTTCAGAAAAGTTCACCCCCTCCCGGAACCGATAATAAGAGAGCAAGTCAGGGACCGGTTGCCACTAAAAAAGCAAACTCCGCCCAACTTTGTGAAAGAAAGATGATCGCCAAACTGATTCAAAACCAAGAGCTGTTTTCCTTTGCGGATGATGTATTGCAATTGGAATTTTTAGACGAAGCCTCTTCGTTTCTATGGGATTATCTTTATACTAAATTTTTACAAAATGAGCCGATTAGCCCGGCAGAGATTCTTTCCAAAGAAGATATTCCTAAAGAATACCTGGGACTTGTGGCGGAACAGTTTTCTTCGGAAGAAGCGAACGCGGGCAATGGCGATTCTATTTTTAGAGAGCTACTTTGGCAACATAAAGCGCATCAGTACGATTTTGCGATGAACGATATTACAAAACGAATGGGAGATAGTTCTCTCTCACTTGAAGAGAAGAGAGATCTTCTCACCGAACTTTCATTTCTAAAGAATGAAAGGGATAAGATTTGGGAGTATCTCCGAAAACTCCAACCCCAAGAAGTATAA
- a CDS encoding GatB/YqeY domain-containing protein — translation MTLQETINVDLKQALKSKEEPTLGTLRLLKADIQYELTKTGASELSDTAVMQILKSNYKKRKDTAVEYDKVNRKDLADRERSEAEVILRYIPAEISDEEIQNAVSKLVKELGASGPSDMGKVMGKVMAEFKGQNIDGSKVSHYVKQALSSL, via the coding sequence ATGACCCTCCAAGAGACAATAAATGTTGATCTGAAGCAGGCTCTTAAATCAAAAGAAGAGCCTACTCTTGGAACCTTGCGCCTACTCAAAGCAGACATTCAATATGAGCTTACAAAAACCGGGGCATCGGAACTTTCCGATACTGCGGTGATGCAAATTCTGAAATCTAATTACAAAAAAAGAAAAGATACGGCTGTAGAGTACGATAAAGTAAATCGAAAAGATTTAGCAGATAGAGAAAGATCGGAAGCTGAAGTGATTTTGCGTTACATACCTGCTGAAATTTCGGATGAAGAAATACAAAACGCCGTTTCGAAGCTTGTAAAAGAGTTAGGTGCTAGTGGTCCATCGGACATGGGCAAGGTTATGGGAAAAGTCATGGCAGAATTCAAAGGTCAAAACATCGACGGTTCAAAAGTATCTCATTACGTAAAACAAGCATTATCCAGTCTCTAA
- the rpsU gene encoding 30S ribosomal protein S21 has translation MTPQVGIYLKEGESIEAALRRFKRDCANAGIMSEIKRREYFEKPSVVKKKAVEAARRKRDKKKRLFAKKDKL, from the coding sequence ATGACCCCACAAGTAGGGATTTATTTAAAAGAAGGTGAATCTATCGAGGCAGCGCTTCGAAGATTCAAACGTGATTGTGCCAATGCTGGTATCATGAGTGAGATTAAGCGTAGAGAATACTTTGAAAAACCAAGTGTTGTCAAAAAGAAAGCTGTAGAAGCAGCAAGACGCAAAAGAGATAAAAAGAAGAGATTGTTCGCGAAGAAAGACAAACTCTAA
- the fbp gene encoding class 1 fructose-bisphosphatase, with translation MNASPKQKQLISLSQFIIEEQLKIPYASGEFSALLNHLVYAAKIVGREVRKAGLLDGILGATEDTNVQGETQMKLDQYADNAFNNSLKICGHLCVLASEEHEEVIQIPEGYTIGKYTMAIDPLDGSSNIDTNVSIGTIFSIHQRLDPSSKAPGEHKDLLQKGSKQICAGYIIYGSSTMLVLTTGKGVTGFTLDPSLGEFLLSHPSMKTPEKGDIYSANEGNAGYWSPEVQNYISHIKSIEGGKKPKTGRYIGSLVADVHRNLLKGGIFLYPNDTKSSKYPNGKLRLLYEAAPMALIAEQAGGMAVTVKGERILDLQPTDLHERTTLIIGSKNEVEEFLKFIPKK, from the coding sequence GTGAACGCATCTCCAAAACAAAAACAACTCATCTCTCTATCTCAATTCATCATAGAAGAGCAACTCAAAATCCCTTACGCTTCGGGAGAATTTAGCGCTCTCTTAAATCATCTGGTTTATGCGGCAAAAATTGTAGGGAGAGAAGTGAGAAAAGCAGGTCTTTTGGATGGTATTTTAGGTGCTACCGAAGATACGAATGTCCAAGGGGAAACCCAAATGAAATTGGACCAATACGCAGACAATGCATTCAACAACTCTCTGAAAATCTGCGGGCATTTGTGTGTACTGGCAAGCGAAGAACACGAAGAAGTGATCCAAATTCCGGAAGGTTACACCATCGGGAAATACACCATGGCGATCGATCCTTTGGACGGATCCTCCAATATAGACACAAATGTTTCCATCGGAACCATTTTTTCCATCCACCAAAGACTGGATCCCAGTTCAAAAGCACCCGGGGAACACAAAGACCTACTCCAAAAAGGTTCCAAACAAATCTGCGCCGGTTATATTATCTACGGTTCTTCTACAATGCTTGTGCTTACGACAGGAAAAGGAGTCACAGGGTTTACACTCGATCCAAGTTTGGGTGAGTTTTTACTTTCCCACCCTAGTATGAAAACTCCCGAGAAAGGAGACATATATTCGGCGAACGAGGGAAATGCGGGGTATTGGAGTCCTGAAGTACAAAATTATATCTCTCATATCAAGTCGATTGAAGGTGGAAAAAAGCCGAAAACAGGCCGTTACATCGGCTCTCTTGTAGCGGACGTCCATCGGAATCTATTGAAAGGTGGAATTTTTCTCTACCCGAACGATACGAAATCTTCCAAATACCCCAATGGTAAATTACGATTGTTATATGAAGCCGCACCTATGGCTTTGATCGCAGAACAAGCCGGAGGGATGGCGGTTACCGTAAAAGGAGAAAGAATCCTCGATTTACAGCCGACCGATCTTCATGAGAGAACAACTCTCATCATCGGAAGCAAAAACGAAGTGGAAGAATTTTTGAAATTTATTCCAAAAAAATAA